The following coding sequences are from one Malaciobacter pacificus window:
- a CDS encoding ATP-dependent Clp protease adaptor ClpS: MSNEIEIELNDDIELQEPKKYNVFLLNDDYSTMDFVIDVLVKVFRKSLDEAAQIMMNIHNNGKELCGVYTYEIAATKVAQVKTMAREKGFPLKAIMEEE; this comes from the coding sequence GTGAGTAACGAAATAGAGATAGAGTTAAATGATGATATAGAATTACAAGAGCCTAAAAAATATAATGTATTTTTATTAAATGATGATTATTCAACAATGGATTTTGTTATAGATGTATTAGTAAAGGTTTTTAGAAAAAGTTTAGATGAAGCAGCACAAATTATGATGAATATACATAATAATGGAAAAGAGTTATGTGGAGTTTATACTTATGAGATTGCTGCAACTAAAGTTGCTCAAGTTAAAACAATGGCTAGGGAAAAGGGTTTTCCTTTA
- the bioD gene encoding dethiobiotin synthase encodes MKKDKSYYLNKSFFITATNTDVGKTYACEKFLRFFHSLGLRVGYFKPCETGVITNPIDGSKMLNLVKELNPSFDVTLTDIVPYQFKLPAAPYVAKGETKIDIEFLKEKKAFLETMCDVLVIEGAGGLMVPVEKNLFIIDLIKEFESKAFLVTPSKLGCINDTLLSIEALKSRNIDFEFFINLYEDIDSFDEVSKPFLKEYFGSLNFLQDL; translated from the coding sequence ATGAAAAAAGATAAAAGCTACTATTTAAACAAATCATTTTTTATAACAGCAACAAATACTGATGTAGGTAAAACTTATGCCTGTGAAAAATTTTTAAGATTTTTTCACTCACTTGGATTAAGAGTTGGATATTTTAAACCTTGCGAAACTGGAGTTATTACTAATCCAATAGATGGTTCTAAAATGTTAAACTTAGTAAAAGAGCTTAATCCCTCTTTTGATGTAACACTTACAGATATTGTTCCATATCAATTTAAACTTCCAGCAGCTCCTTATGTTGCAAAAGGTGAAACAAAAATTGATATAGAATTTTTAAAAGAGAAAAAAGCCTTTTTAGAAACTATGTGTGATGTATTAGTTATAGAAGGAGCTGGAGGACTTATGGTTCCTGTAGAAAAAAATCTATTTATAATTGATTTAATAAAAGAGTTTGAATCAAAAGCTTTTTTAGTAACTCCATCTAAATTAGGATGCATTAATGATACACTACTTTCTATAGAAGCTTTAAAATCTAGGAATATTGATTTTGAATTTTTTATAAATTTATATGAAGATATTGATAGTTTTGATGAAGTATCAAAACCATTTTTAAAAGAGTATTTTGGAAGCTTGAATTTTTTGCAAGATTTATAA
- a CDS encoding HpcH/HpaI aldolase/citrate lyase family protein, which produces MTSAIDLSKLTANDDLTPVLGGYWPGIQIYYPPIKFNPLDGSYESMEQAKLRLQKHAYKTKAHTVLFDLEDGCRQKAMSRELLIQELPKFPERNFQIAVRINPFRTEEYEEDLKMLKQIHKYIDVIVLAKAGEVYGSAEIRDLSSWLVSIGSNLTIQPIVEHPKSLQIADRLMDHSTVKHIVFGIHDFSKAMAYKITPKGWIDELETFFNMLTMEARVKGTGVIGGVEVMLTPHSLPDSCVEKKDIRRWLDLHGDEASRAVYSHAQREYAMGLTGKQVITPNHINVCKVAFTPSPNEIAKDVAILKAALEADALLSGAIRYEGEMLDPPMFGKSLQNLLRAYALRALPKEDELFALSVLNKMPIHTFKENWPYGQL; this is translated from the coding sequence ATGACTTCTGCAATAGATTTATCTAAATTAACGGCAAATGATGATTTGACTCCAGTACTTGGCGGTTATTGGCCAGGTATTCAAATCTACTACCCACCGATTAAATTCAACCCATTAGATGGTTCGTATGAAAGTATGGAACAAGCAAAGCTTAGATTACAAAAGCATGCTTATAAAACAAAAGCACATACAGTTCTATTTGACTTAGAAGATGGATGTAGACAAAAAGCTATGTCTAGAGAGTTATTAATCCAAGAGTTACCAAAGTTTCCAGAAAGAAATTTCCAAATAGCTGTTAGAATTAACCCATTTAGAACAGAAGAGTACGAAGAAGATTTAAAAATGTTAAAACAAATTCACAAATACATTGATGTAATTGTTTTAGCAAAAGCTGGGGAAGTTTACGGTTCTGCAGAAATTAGAGATTTATCTTCATGGTTAGTTTCAATTGGTTCAAACTTAACAATTCAACCAATCGTTGAGCACCCAAAATCGTTACAAATTGCTGATAGATTAATGGATCACTCAACTGTTAAACATATTGTATTTGGTATTCACGATTTTTCAAAAGCAATGGCATATAAAATCACTCCAAAGGGTTGGATTGATGAGTTAGAGACTTTCTTTAATATGTTAACAATGGAAGCAAGAGTTAAAGGAACTGGGGTTATTGGTGGAGTTGAAGTTATGTTAACACCACACTCATTACCAGATTCTTGTGTTGAGAAAAAAGATATTAGAAGATGGTTAGATTTACATGGTGATGAAGCTTCAAGAGCTGTTTATTCTCATGCACAAAGAGAGTATGCAATGGGATTAACTGGTAAACAAGTTATTACTCCAAACCATATTAATGTATGTAAAGTTGCATTTACTCCATCACCAAATGAAATTGCAAAAGATGTTGCTATCTTAAAAGCTGCATTAGAAGCAGATGCATTATTATCTGGTGCTATTAGATATGAAGGTGAGATGTTAGATCCACCAATGTTTGGTAAATCTTTACAAAACTTATTAAGAGCGTATGCTTTAAGAGCATTACCAAAAGAGGATGAATTATTTGCATTATCTGTATTAAACAAAATGCCAATACATACATTTAAAGAAAACTGGCCATATGGTCAACTGTAA
- a CDS encoding aldolase/citrate lyase family protein, protein MSENITIEVPEFLNIGVACTSAHVGTKNEDNIAMVIEDDKLGTDEITYKDLAQKSDQVCNFLTGLGLEPRDRVLVCLKNSLAYPISFFGAIKAGIIAVPTSTLLSGSEVKYLAEDSQASAIVMSATMYENLVPYLENCDNLKTIIVAACDNVDGLKKPKGINVYALNEILANTDTTPNHYKSKSGEPAYLVYTSGTTGYPKGVLHSHRSLVGRTPATEYWFDFKENDRIMHSGKFNWTYVLGSALMDPLYNGHTVIAYEGANDASTWIDLIKKHQCTIFIGVPTIYRQIIQKTDFTIKDCPSLRYCMSAGEHLSDEMLGLWRDRFDQDIFEAIGMSECSYYISHSKNNPIRPGSAGFVQPGHTVKLLDPDTLEEVEDGTEGMICIGEDDPGLFLEYWQLEEETQKARHDGYFFTGDYAKKDEDGYIWFIGRKDDIINTFGFRVSPHEIERVVKTHDDVADCVAFGLELGKDKVIVAIAVIGHEELSQERLDEILAFSQANLAKYKAPKEIFGMKDYPRTKNGKVLRKQLVKQLHEQYHAQETGEEIIEYKARRSMLFVPAYNKANVLKAKSVLADSVIFDLEAILPEKREEGRATVKEVYKEEGAKFGESERVLRINNLGSEDLAKDLELAKEIEVDALLFSKIETAEQVLEAEKLLNEINPALSLMIMIETPLSVLNIQEICAASAKVEVVVVGSNKLANRLQIDIKKGSKAMFNYLSQIALASKAYGKTVIDGPHFDVKDEFACEDSTKDAFNLGFDGKSLIHPVQIEYINDIFTPKQAEVEMFEGMIKAWEAAKKEGKEVIMYNDKLVDGSKIKWATKMITLYETYKSLGQNLFGK, encoded by the coding sequence ATGAGTGAAAATATTACTATTGAAGTACCTGAATTTTTAAATATTGGTGTCGCTTGTACATCTGCACATGTTGGAACAAAAAATGAAGACAATATTGCAATGGTTATCGAAGATGACAAATTAGGTACTGATGAGATTACATATAAAGATTTAGCACAAAAATCTGATCAAGTTTGTAATTTCCTTACAGGTCTTGGATTAGAGCCAAGAGATAGAGTATTAGTTTGTTTAAAAAACTCACTAGCATACCCTATTTCTTTCTTTGGAGCTATTAAAGCAGGTATTATTGCTGTACCTACTTCAACTTTATTATCTGGTTCTGAAGTTAAGTACTTAGCAGAAGATTCTCAAGCAAGTGCAATTGTTATGTCTGCAACTATGTATGAAAACTTAGTTCCTTACTTAGAAAATTGTGATAATTTAAAAACAATTATTGTTGCTGCTTGTGATAATGTTGATGGATTAAAAAAACCAAAAGGTATCAATGTTTATGCTTTAAATGAAATTCTTGCAAATACTGATACTACTCCAAATCACTATAAATCTAAATCAGGTGAGCCTGCATATTTAGTTTATACATCTGGAACAACTGGTTATCCAAAGGGTGTTTTACATTCACATAGGTCACTTGTTGGTAGAACTCCAGCAACTGAGTACTGGTTTGATTTTAAAGAGAATGATAGAATCATGCACTCTGGAAAATTTAACTGGACATATGTATTAGGTTCAGCACTTATGGATCCATTATACAATGGACACACAGTTATTGCTTATGAAGGTGCAAATGATGCATCAACTTGGATTGATTTAATTAAAAAACACCAATGTACAATTTTCATTGGAGTTCCAACAATTTATAGACAAATCATCCAAAAAACTGATTTCACTATTAAAGATTGTCCATCATTGAGATATTGTATGTCTGCTGGTGAGCATTTATCTGATGAAATGTTAGGTTTATGGAGAGATAGATTTGATCAAGATATCTTTGAAGCAATTGGTATGTCTGAGTGTTCTTACTATATTTCACATTCTAAAAACAATCCAATTAGACCTGGAAGTGCAGGATTTGTTCAACCAGGACACACTGTAAAATTACTTGACCCTGATACTTTAGAAGAAGTTGAAGATGGAACAGAAGGTATGATTTGTATCGGTGAAGATGATCCAGGTTTATTCTTAGAGTACTGGCAATTAGAAGAGGAAACTCAAAAAGCTAGACACGACGGATACTTCTTTACAGGTGATTATGCTAAAAAAGATGAAGATGGATATATTTGGTTTATCGGAAGAAAAGATGATATTATTAATACATTTGGATTTAGAGTTTCGCCTCATGAAATCGAAAGAGTTGTAAAAACTCACGATGATGTAGCTGATTGTGTTGCATTTGGATTAGAACTTGGAAAAGATAAAGTAATTGTTGCTATTGCTGTTATTGGACATGAAGAATTATCTCAAGAGAGACTTGATGAAATTCTAGCCTTCTCTCAAGCTAATTTAGCAAAATATAAAGCACCAAAAGAGATCTTTGGAATGAAAGATTATCCAAGAACTAAAAATGGTAAAGTTTTAAGAAAGCAATTAGTAAAACAATTACATGAACAATACCATGCACAAGAAACAGGTGAAGAGATTATTGAGTACAAAGCAAGAAGATCTATGTTATTTGTACCAGCATATAATAAAGCAAATGTATTAAAAGCAAAATCAGTATTAGCTGATTCTGTTATCTTTGATTTAGAGGCTATTTTACCAGAAAAAAGAGAAGAAGGTAGAGCAACAGTAAAAGAAGTATACAAAGAAGAAGGTGCAAAATTTGGTGAGTCTGAAAGAGTTCTAAGAATCAATAACTTAGGAAGTGAAGATTTAGCAAAAGATTTAGAATTAGCTAAAGAGATTGAAGTTGATGCTTTACTATTCTCTAAAATTGAAACTGCAGAGCAAGTTTTAGAAGCAGAGAAATTATTAAATGAAATTAACCCAGCATTGTCTTTAATGATCATGATTGAAACACCATTATCAGTTTTAAATATTCAAGAAATCTGTGCAGCATCAGCTAAGGTTGAAGTTGTTGTAGTTGGTTCAAATAAATTAGCTAACAGACTTCAAATTGATATTAAAAAAGGTTCAAAAGCAATGTTTAACTACCTATCGCAAATTGCGCTTGCTTCTAAAGCATATGGTAAAACTGTAATTGATGGTCCTCACTTTGATGTTAAAGATGAGTTTGCGTGTGAAGATTCAACTAAAGATGCATTTAACTTAGGATTCGATGGTAAATCACTAATCCACCCAGTTCAAATTGAATATATCAATGATATCTTTACTCCAAAACAAGCTGAAGTTGAAATGTTCGAAGGAATGATTAAAGCTTGGGAAGCAGCTAAAAAAGAAGGTAAAGAAGTTATCATGTACAATGATAAACTTGTTGATGGTTCAAAAATTAAATGGGCGACTAAAATGATTACATTATATGAAACATATAAATCATTAGGTCAAAACCTATTTGGTAAATAA
- a CDS encoding MaoC family dehydratase, with the protein MSKINMGNFFEDFSIGQKIIHPLPRTISEGDVSLYIAFTGSRFALHSSDVIANEMGYDKRPIDDVLNFHLTFGKSVQDISLNAIANLGYAEISFPNPVYTGNTVSMTSTVIGLKENSNGKSGVVYVHSIGVNQNGDEVLNFKRWVMVHKKDKETSTGMNEVPTFAESTPITEEINIPVVKCVDTDATGGKFFFEDYVKGERLNHPEGITIDDSDHTLATKLYQNNAKVHFNDHMMKSTPMGERLMYGGIVISIARAISFNGLQNAQWMYAINSGAHANPTYAGDTIYAYTEVLDTIDHKRDDIGLLRLRTIAVKNQKSSEIENPKGEDGKYLKNVVLDLDYTVIIPKKKTQK; encoded by the coding sequence GTGTCAAAAATTAATATGGGTAACTTTTTTGAAGATTTTTCAATAGGTCAAAAAATCATTCACCCACTTCCTAGAACAATTAGTGAAGGTGATGTATCTTTATACATCGCTTTTACAGGTTCTAGATTTGCATTACACTCTTCAGATGTTATTGCAAATGAGATGGGATATGATAAAAGACCAATTGATGATGTTTTAAACTTTCACTTAACTTTTGGTAAGTCAGTTCAAGACATCTCTTTAAATGCCATTGCTAACTTAGGTTATGCAGAAATTTCTTTCCCTAATCCAGTATATACAGGTAATACTGTATCTATGACTTCAACGGTTATTGGATTAAAAGAGAACTCTAATGGTAAATCAGGGGTTGTATATGTTCACTCTATTGGTGTTAACCAAAATGGTGATGAAGTATTAAACTTCAAAAGATGGGTTATGGTTCATAAAAAAGATAAAGAGACTTCTACAGGTATGAACGAAGTTCCTACTTTTGCAGAATCTACTCCTATAACTGAAGAGATTAATATTCCAGTAGTTAAATGTGTTGATACAGATGCAACTGGTGGAAAATTCTTCTTTGAAGATTATGTAAAAGGTGAGAGATTAAACCACCCAGAAGGTATTACTATTGATGATAGTGACCATACTTTAGCAACTAAGTTATACCAAAACAATGCTAAGGTACACTTCAACGACCACATGATGAAATCTACTCCAATGGGAGAGAGATTAATGTATGGTGGGATTGTAATTTCAATTGCAAGAGCAATTTCATTTAACGGTTTACAAAACGCGCAATGGATGTATGCAATTAACTCTGGTGCTCATGCGAACCCAACTTATGCAGGAGATACAATCTATGCATATACTGAGGTTTTAGATACGATTGATCATAAAAGAGATGATATTGGATTATTAAGATTAAGAACGATTGCTGTTAAAAATCAGAAATCTTCTGAAATTGAGAATCCAAAAGGTGAAGATGGTAAGTACTTAAAAAATGTAGTACTTGATTTAGATTACACAGTAATCATTCCAAAGAAAAAAACACAAAAATAA
- a CDS encoding HpcH/HpaI aldolase/citrate lyase family protein, translated as MTHPNQALFESGKSLPIIPTCEHFAGSEKLILKGFEMQKKLGPVFDITCDCEDGAETGKEVEHAEMIVRVVNSDANPYGMAGTRIHDFSHPDWRQDVDILVPGAGEKLAYITLPKSTCYEDAKTQIEYIQKVAKEAGISREIPIHILIETHGALQDVEKTATLPWLQVLDFGLMDFVSGYQGAIPAINMRSPGQFDHRLIGAAKARVAQAAIQNHVIPAHNVTLDLKNPYQTYKDAERARNEFGFMRMWSIYPTQVQAIVDAMKPDFTELEAAQNILLLAQDAEWGPIQYDGELHDRATYRYFWELVQRAHFSGAKLMDEVTTRFFS; from the coding sequence ATGACACACCCAAATCAAGCATTATTTGAATCTGGTAAATCTTTACCAATTATTCCAACTTGTGAGCACTTTGCAGGTAGTGAGAAGCTAATCTTAAAAGGTTTCGAAATGCAAAAGAAACTTGGACCTGTTTTTGATATTACTTGTGACTGTGAAGATGGTGCAGAAACTGGTAAAGAAGTAGAACATGCTGAAATGATTGTTAGAGTTGTTAACTCTGATGCTAATCCATATGGTATGGCTGGAACAAGAATCCACGATTTCTCTCACCCAGATTGGAGACAAGATGTTGATATCTTAGTACCAGGTGCTGGTGAAAAGTTAGCATACATTACATTGCCAAAATCAACTTGTTATGAAGATGCAAAAACTCAAATTGAATATATTCAAAAAGTTGCTAAAGAAGCTGGTATTTCAAGAGAAATTCCAATTCATATCTTAATTGAAACTCATGGTGCATTACAAGATGTAGAAAAAACTGCAACTTTACCATGGTTACAAGTATTAGACTTTGGTTTAATGGACTTTGTTTCTGGTTACCAAGGTGCAATTCCAGCAATTAACATGAGATCTCCTGGTCAATTTGATCATAGATTAATTGGTGCAGCTAAAGCAAGAGTTGCTCAAGCAGCTATTCAAAACCATGTTATTCCAGCACACAACGTAACATTAGATCTTAAAAACCCATACCAAACTTATAAAGATGCTGAAAGAGCTAGAAATGAGTTCGGATTCATGAGAATGTGGTCAATTTACCCAACACAAGTACAAGCAATCGTTGATGCTATGAAACCAGATTTTACTGAATTAGAAGCTGCTCAAAATATTTTATTATTAGCACAAGATGCTGAGTGGGGACCAATCCAATACGATGGTGAGTTACATGATAGAGCTACTTACAGATATTTCTGGGAATTAGTTCAAAGAGCACACTTCTCTGGTGCAAAATTAATGGATGAAGTAACTACAAGATTCTTCTCATAA
- a CDS encoding fumarate hydratase encodes MSVITEQDIVDSIASACQYISFYHPEDFVKSMVEAYEKEQSESAKNAIGQILINSKMCAMGHRPLCQDTGSVNIFVKLGLKAKLDISKQLEDVLNAGVAKGYTDPDNTLRFSVVSDPAGERKNTKDNTPAVIHFSVDSESDKLDITVAAKGGGSENKSKFAVLNPSDSIYDWVMANVREMGAGWCPPGILGIGIGGNPEKSMLLAKEALMGHVDIHELKERGPQNALEELRLRLYEDINKIGIGAQGLGGLTTVVDVKILDYPCHAASLPVAMIPNCAATRHIHFELDGNGPAKFEKPSLDIWPDIELPMDTIKRVNIEDLTKENLSQFKSGDTLLLSGKILTARDAAHKKIVEYKNAGKPLPNGVDLKDRFIYYVGPVDPVRDEKVGPAGPTTSTRMDKFTKDMMEIGIMGMIGKAERKQPTIDLIKEYKSMYLIATGGAAYLISQSIKDAKVLAFEEMGMEAIYEFEVKDMPVTVAVDTEGVSIHTTGPAKWRTI; translated from the coding sequence ATGAGCGTAATTACAGAACAAGATATAGTAGATAGTATAGCATCAGCATGTCAATATATTTCTTTTTATCATCCAGAAGACTTTGTAAAAAGTATGGTAGAAGCATATGAAAAAGAGCAATCTGAATCAGCTAAAAATGCAATTGGACAAATTTTAATTAACTCTAAAATGTGTGCAATGGGACATAGACCTTTATGTCAAGATACAGGAAGTGTTAACATCTTCGTAAAATTAGGACTAAAAGCTAAGCTTGATATTTCTAAACAATTAGAAGATGTATTAAATGCAGGTGTTGCTAAAGGTTATACTGATCCTGATAATACTTTAAGATTCTCAGTCGTTTCAGACCCAGCAGGTGAGAGAAAAAATACTAAAGATAATACTCCAGCAGTTATTCACTTCTCAGTTGATTCTGAATCTGATAAATTAGATATTACAGTTGCTGCTAAAGGTGGAGGAAGCGAGAATAAATCTAAATTTGCAGTATTAAATCCATCTGATTCAATCTATGATTGGGTTATGGCAAATGTAAGAGAAATGGGAGCAGGATGGTGTCCTCCAGGTATTTTGGGTATTGGTATTGGTGGTAATCCAGAAAAATCAATGCTATTAGCTAAAGAAGCTTTAATGGGTCACGTTGATATTCATGAATTAAAAGAGAGAGGTCCTCAAAACGCACTTGAAGAACTTAGATTAAGACTTTATGAAGATATCAATAAAATTGGAATTGGAGCTCAAGGACTTGGTGGATTAACTACTGTTGTTGATGTTAAAATTTTAGATTACCCATGTCACGCAGCATCTTTACCTGTTGCTATGATTCCTAACTGTGCAGCAACTAGACACATTCACTTTGAATTAGATGGAAATGGTCCAGCTAAATTTGAAAAACCTTCTTTAGATATTTGGCCAGATATTGAATTACCAATGGATACTATTAAAAGAGTTAACATTGAAGATTTAACAAAAGAGAACTTATCTCAATTTAAATCAGGTGATACTTTACTATTATCAGGAAAAATCTTAACAGCAAGAGATGCAGCTCATAAAAAAATAGTTGAGTACAAAAATGCTGGTAAACCACTTCCAAATGGTGTTGATTTAAAAGATAGATTTATTTACTATGTTGGACCAGTTGATCCCGTAAGAGACGAAAAAGTAGGACCTGCAGGACCAACTACATCTACTAGAATGGATAAATTTACTAAAGACATGATGGAAATTGGAATCATGGGTATGATTGGTAAAGCTGAAAGAAAGCAACCAACAATTGATTTAATTAAAGAGTACAAATCTATGTACTTAATTGCAACAGGAGGAGCTGCTTACTTAATTTCTCAATCAATTAAAGATGCAAAAGTATTAGCATTTGAAGAGATGGGAATGGAAGCAATTTACGAGTTTGAAGTAAAAGATATGCCAGTTACTGTTGCTGTTGACACTGAAGGTGTTTCAATTCACACTACAGGACCAGCTAAATGGAGAACTATTTAA
- a CDS encoding DUF5718 family protein — MLIDDLKDYLGFAVAGNFANHLGEAGEADEFAVIKTEEKDAPKGMFPFYIKGHDSFLGTYPICDEKILTHGREGDNLQVEAEVALICDFVYEDGKVKDIIPKYFSAFNDFSIRIQDGNKLSTKKNWGPNTKGISQEIIEIDNFTENGVLSKYHIASFIKRNGIVHDYGTTSAVKSYSYFFGQLKDWMINKLNTQVDQGPLEELTQFLKVAADDAKGILIAAGATAYADFGKKNFVQKGDEIFVYVYDAHFHSFDDIYNDMCGMDTFLTKCSKLHQIVE; from the coding sequence ATGTTAATTGACGATTTAAAAGATTACTTAGGATTTGCAGTTGCAGGAAATTTTGCTAACCATCTAGGAGAAGCTGGTGAGGCAGATGAGTTTGCTGTAATTAAAACAGAAGAAAAAGATGCTCCAAAAGGAATGTTCCCTTTTTATATAAAAGGACATGATAGTTTCTTAGGTACGTATCCAATATGTGATGAGAAAATACTTACTCATGGTAGAGAAGGTGATAACCTTCAAGTTGAAGCTGAAGTAGCACTAATTTGTGACTTTGTTTATGAAGATGGTAAAGTCAAAGATATTATTCCTAAATATTTTAGTGCCTTTAATGATTTTTCAATCAGAATTCAAGATGGAAATAAACTTAGTACTAAAAAAAATTGGGGTCCTAATACAAAAGGTATCTCACAAGAAATAATAGAGATTGATAATTTCACGGAAAATGGAGTATTAAGTAAATACCATATTGCATCATTTATTAAAAGAAATGGTATTGTACATGACTATGGTACAACAAGTGCTGTTAAATCATATAGCTACTTCTTTGGACAATTAAAAGATTGGATGATTAATAAACTTAATACCCAAGTTGATCAAGGTCCCCTTGAAGAATTAACTCAATTTTTAAAAGTTGCAGCTGATGATGCAAAAGGTATTTTAATAGCTGCAGGTGCAACTGCTTATGCAGATTTTGGAAAGAAAAACTTTGTACAAAAAGGTGATGAAATTTTTGTATATGTTTATGATGCACACTTTCATTCATTTGATGATATCTATAATGATATGTGTGGTATGGACACATTCTTAACTAAATGCTCTAAATTACATCAAATTGTAGAATAA
- a CDS encoding flavin reductase family protein, translating into MILDYKNIDDLNRYKIMSGTVIPRPIAWIVTEENGVLNCAPFSYFIPISSNPALVLVAIGKKDDGSPKDSLANILKTKKATICFAKKEDAALVQKCATPLAKDESEVEKFEIEVKRELEDYPPMIANTQSALFCEYYDTYEIPGDTTPVILEVKQQFIEDDKINERNHVFIDNIGRCGVTFKALVDL; encoded by the coding sequence ATGATTTTAGATTATAAAAACATTGATGATTTAAATAGATATAAAATTATGTCAGGAACAGTTATTCCAAGACCGATTGCTTGGATTGTTACAGAAGAAAATGGAGTTTTAAATTGTGCTCCATTCTCATACTTTATTCCAATTTCATCAAATCCAGCTTTAGTGTTAGTAGCCATTGGTAAAAAAGATGATGGATCTCCAAAAGACTCACTAGCAAATATTTTAAAAACAAAAAAAGCTACTATTTGTTTTGCAAAAAAAGAAGATGCAGCATTAGTTCAAAAGTGTGCAACTCCATTAGCAAAAGATGAAAGCGAAGTTGAAAAATTTGAGATTGAAGTAAAAAGAGAATTAGAGGATTACCCTCCAATGATTGCAAATACACAAAGTGCACTATTTTGTGAATATTATGATACATATGAGATTCCTGGTGACACTACACCTGTAATATTAGAAGTAAAACAACAATTTATAGAAGATGATAAAATCAATGAGAGAAATCATGTATTTATAGATAATATTGGAAGATGTGGAGTTACTTTTAAAGCTTTAGTTGATTTATAA
- a CDS encoding MFS transporter, with protein sequence MNYVELFKTHKVVRDLSFVQLIAYFGAWFSNVAIYTLLVQIGSTELAISVVTAMHFLPAVLIAPLSGAIIDRFKIKPLMLTLIATEFIMTLLFLTIDSKDEILLLMIFIFIRMSAASMFFSTEMSLLAKLLKGPALQKANELHSIIWSFSYAAGMAISGIVVNIVGVKTAFIIDSLFFVCAFILFYSINFDVKVSNHSEKILSLIKGGFYYLKNNKIILHLILLHSSVGLTTFDALITILAKNEYALIIAVPLSIGISNAIRAVALMIGPLILSKYVNKHNLHYLLFFQGVTIIFWSLVQESFYISLVALFFVGLSTTTLWSLTYALIQEKTDEKYLGRVISYNDMIFMLVCTLITLFIGLMTTLATLDIITAILGLGFIIFAYYYSRILKWI encoded by the coding sequence TTGAATTATGTTGAATTATTTAAAACACATAAGGTTGTAAGAGATTTATCTTTTGTTCAACTAATTGCATATTTTGGAGCTTGGTTTTCAAATGTTGCTATATATACTCTTTTAGTACAAATTGGCTCAACTGAATTAGCTATTTCAGTAGTTACAGCTATGCACTTTTTGCCAGCTGTTTTAATAGCACCACTTTCAGGTGCTATTATAGACAGATTTAAAATAAAACCATTAATGTTAACTCTTATTGCTACAGAGTTTATTATGACTCTGTTATTTTTAACAATTGATTCAAAAGATGAAATATTGCTTTTAATGATTTTTATTTTTATAAGAATGAGTGCAGCTTCAATGTTTTTTTCAACGGAGATGTCTTTACTTGCAAAACTTTTAAAGGGTCCCGCTTTACAAAAAGCAAATGAATTACACTCAATAATTTGGTCTTTTAGTTACGCTGCAGGAATGGCTATTAGTGGAATTGTAGTAAATATAGTTGGTGTAAAAACAGCATTTATAATAGATTCTTTATTTTTTGTATGTGCATTTATATTATTTTATTCAATTAATTTTGATGTAAAAGTTTCAAATCATAGTGAAAAAATATTAAGTTTAATAAAAGGTGGTTTTTACTATTTAAAAAACAATAAAATCATTTTACATTTAATCTTATTACATTCTAGTGTTGGATTAACGACTTTTGATGCTTTGATTACAATTTTAGCAAAAAATGAGTATGCTTTAATTATCGCTGTTCCTCTTTCAATTGGTATTTCAAATGCAATTAGAGCAGTTGCATTGATGATAGGTCCTTTAATTTTAAGTAAATATGTAAATAAACATAATTTACATTACCTATTATTTTTTCAAGGTGTAACAATTATTTTTTGGTCACTAGTTCAAGAGAGTTTTTATATTTCACTAGTAGCTTTATTTTTCGTTGGTTTATCAACTACAACATTATGGTCATTAACTTATGCTTTAATTCAAGAAAAAACAGATGAAAAATATTTAGGTAGAGTAATATCATACAATGATATGATTTTCATGCTTGTATGTACTTTGATAACTCTATTTATAGGTTTAATGACAACTTTAGCAACACTAGATATAATTACTGCAATATTGGGCTTAGGCTTTATTATATTTGCTTATTATTATAGTAGGATTTTAAAATGGATATGA